A single Lactuca sativa cultivar Salinas chromosome 8, Lsat_Salinas_v11, whole genome shotgun sequence DNA region contains:
- the LOC111916944 gene encoding uncharacterized mitochondrial protein AtMg00810-like, whose protein sequence is MSGYKRGVIDPTLFRRASGNNLILVQIYVDDIIFGSIDQGRVNDFAMVLTSKIQMSMNREISFFLGLQVKQVPEGIFIHQEKYTSQLLKKFSLDNCSSAKVPMAFGYKISADPFEESVDHKTYRGMIGSLMYLTASRPDIVFATSLCARYQADPKVSHLTAIKKILRYLKGSKALGLWYPAGNDFRFQVFIDVDDAGCRLDRKITSGGCQFLVGRLVS, encoded by the coding sequence ATGTCTGGATACAAAAGAGgtgtgattgatcccactttGTTTAGAAGAGCAAGTGGTAATAACTTAATTCTCGTCCAAATATACGTGGATGATATCATATTTGGATCCATAGATCAGGGTAGGGTGAATGATTTTGCAATGGTCTTGACTAGTAaaatccaaatgagcatgaatagagagattagtTTCTTTTTAGGACTTCAAGTCAAACAAGTACCtgaagggatattcattcatcaagagaaatatacATCTCAGCTGCTAAAGAAATTCTCACTGGACAATTGTTCCTCAGCCAAGGTCCCGATGGCCTTCGGGTACAAGATTTCAGCTGATCCTTTTGAAGAATCAGTTGACCATAAAACTTATCGTGGAATGATTGGGtcattgatgtacctcaccgcaagtagACCGGATATTGTCTTTGCAACAAGCTTATGTGCTAGGTACCAAGCTGATCCTAAAGTATCACATTTGACTGCAATCAAGAAAATTCTTAGATACTTGAAGGGAAGCAAAGCGTTAGGCCTATGGTACCCTGCAGGAAATGACTTTAGGTTCCAAGTCTTCATAGATGTGGATGATGCCGGATGCAGATTAGATCGAAAAATTACTTCTGGTGGTTGTCAATTTCTAGTAGGAAGACTAGTCAGTTGA